One region of Chryseobacterium sp. C-71 genomic DNA includes:
- a CDS encoding C40 family peptidase, which produces MDKGICVVTVAPVRAENSDRAEIVTEILFGESADILEVNKNWTKIKMHYDGYEGWMDTKQIKHVTDEYLASRKVTLITEDFASIMTNDGRTLLSMGSEVEYPAVASRRSHDLRESIALTAKEFLNVPYLWGGKSFFAVDCSGFVQLVYKIHNVKMPRDTYQQAEVGEVLSFVEESQPGDLAYFENSEGKIIHVGIMLENQKIIHASGKVRIDTLDSTGIFNKEMNKHTHKLRVIKSVL; this is translated from the coding sequence ATGGATAAAGGAATTTGTGTGGTAACAGTGGCGCCGGTGCGTGCAGAAAATTCTGACAGAGCAGAAATTGTTACTGAAATATTGTTTGGTGAAAGTGCAGATATTTTGGAAGTGAATAAAAACTGGACCAAAATTAAAATGCACTACGACGGATATGAAGGCTGGATGGATACCAAACAAATCAAACATGTAACCGATGAATATTTGGCGAGCAGAAAAGTAACTCTAATTACTGAAGATTTCGCATCGATCATGACCAATGACGGCCGCACTTTGCTTTCTATGGGTTCTGAGGTAGAATATCCTGCTGTTGCGTCCCGTAGAAGTCATGACTTACGTGAAAGCATCGCTCTGACAGCAAAAGAATTCCTGAATGTTCCCTATTTATGGGGCGGAAAAAGTTTCTTTGCAGTAGACTGTTCTGGCTTTGTGCAGTTGGTGTATAAAATTCATAACGTGAAAATGCCGAGAGATACTTATCAGCAGGCAGAAGTTGGTGAGGTTTTAAGTTTCGTGGAAGAAAGCCAACCTGGCGATCTTGCATATTTTGAAAATTCTGAAGGGAAAATTATTCACGTTGGAATTATGCTTGAAAATCAAAAGATTATTCACGCATCAGGAAAAGTGAGAATAGATACGCTTGATTCTACCGGAATTTTCAATAAAGAAATGAATAAACACACGCACAAACTGAGAGTGATTAAAAGTGTTTTGTAA
- the tilS gene encoding tRNA lysidine(34) synthetase TilS, whose translation MLEKSTFKKQLENLISFPENQHYLLAVSGGADSMVLAYVFNVLGLNFQIAHVNYKLRGEDSDADQKVVEDFCFENKIKFHLYEVSEKDNKPENSIQLWARELRYHFFKQIQEKENPELLVTAHHLNDQLETFIINLSKASGIKGLSGIPANDNKILRPLLYFSKNEIYDFAKKNQIEYREDLSNKKSDYLRNKIRNEIVPKLLETNDHFLENFKKSLSYLNQTKDFVQQQIEDIENRIAISSSENKILDKEKLNLESGFVKFEILKKYGFEKEEEIKKIFTSETGSSFFSKDFQLIINRNELILNELNQEKENTEEIILTQAFDLNQSIVELNLSGTISNIEEINKTFRWDFDAEKITFPLKLRRKEEGDVFYPIGFSGKKKVSKFFKDEKLSILVKQRIWILIDGKNTILGIIPFRQDRRCMATKDTQRLLTIK comes from the coding sequence ATGCTGGAAAAATCAACCTTCAAAAAACAACTCGAAAACCTTATTTCATTTCCCGAAAATCAGCACTACCTTTTAGCCGTTAGCGGAGGTGCAGATTCTATGGTTTTAGCATATGTTTTTAATGTTTTAGGTTTAAATTTCCAAATTGCACATGTGAATTACAAGCTTCGTGGAGAAGATTCTGATGCGGATCAAAAAGTGGTTGAGGATTTTTGTTTTGAGAACAAGATTAAATTTCATTTATATGAAGTTTCAGAAAAAGATAACAAGCCTGAAAATTCCATTCAGCTTTGGGCAAGAGAACTTCGATATCACTTCTTTAAGCAGATTCAGGAAAAAGAAAATCCGGAGCTTTTAGTGACGGCACACCATCTGAATGATCAGCTTGAAACTTTCATCATTAATTTATCTAAAGCTTCCGGAATAAAAGGTTTGAGCGGAATTCCTGCAAACGACAATAAAATTCTCCGTCCGCTTTTGTATTTTTCTAAAAACGAAATTTATGATTTCGCTAAAAAGAATCAAATTGAATATCGGGAAGATCTTTCCAACAAAAAAAGTGATTATTTAAGGAATAAAATCAGAAATGAGATTGTTCCGAAACTTTTAGAAACGAATGACCATTTTCTTGAAAATTTTAAAAAATCTTTATCTTATTTAAATCAAACCAAAGATTTTGTTCAGCAGCAAATTGAAGACATTGAAAACAGAATTGCAATTTCAAGCAGCGAAAATAAAATTTTAGATAAAGAAAAACTCAACCTCGAAAGTGGTTTTGTGAAATTTGAAATTTTAAAAAAATATGGTTTTGAAAAAGAAGAAGAAATTAAAAAAATCTTTACATCTGAAACCGGAAGTTCGTTTTTCTCAAAAGACTTCCAACTCATCATCAACCGAAACGAATTGATTTTAAATGAATTAAATCAAGAAAAAGAAAATACGGAAGAAATTATTTTAACTCAAGCGTTTGATTTGAATCAAAGCATCGTTGAACTTAATCTTTCAGGTACAATTTCCAATATTGAAGAAATCAATAAAACATTCCGATGGGATTTTGATGCCGAAAAAATCACGTTTCCATTAAAGCTTCGCAGAAAAGAGGAAGGAGATGTGTTTTATCCGATTGGTTTTTCGGGAAAAAAGAAAGTTTCGAAGTTTTTTAAGGACGAAAAATTGTCTATTTTAGTAAAGCAAAGAATCTGGATTTTAATTGATGGAAAAAATACTATTTTGGGAATTATTCCTTTCAGACAGGATCGAAGATGTATGGCAACAAAAGACACACAGAGACTTCTGACTATTAAATGA
- a CDS encoding redoxin domain-containing protein → MFTKIIYTFFLLVVISFNAQSKTGIQFQTKNLEEAKQLAQQKNKLIFIDLYTTWCGPCKLMKKNTFPNPELGEFFNKNFISLYIDAEKEGTELAKKFKIVNYPSFLFLDQNGELVQYEYGYYNAAQFLNIGQSVTEKRNSDKKTPTISEVKGKMVGEMIPNFTAKDQFARTFSLSQEKKKTVLVFIRGQWCPYCNKYIESLQNLAPELESKNTRLVIISPEKPEFIEKTISKTKTAYSVLYDENYRIAELFDVLYTPEKKTTDFYEKHLGDDFKKSRSDESGRLPVSATYILDENQKIIWRHFNTDYKERASLEDILKQL, encoded by the coding sequence ATGTTCACAAAAATAATTTATACGTTCTTTCTATTGGTTGTCATTTCGTTCAATGCACAAAGCAAAACCGGAATTCAATTTCAGACTAAAAATTTAGAAGAAGCCAAACAACTGGCACAACAGAAAAATAAGCTCATCTTCATCGATTTGTACACTACTTGGTGCGGTCCGTGCAAGCTGATGAAAAAGAACACGTTCCCGAATCCTGAGCTGGGAGAATTTTTCAATAAAAATTTCATCAGTCTTTATATTGATGCCGAAAAAGAAGGAACAGAGCTTGCCAAAAAATTTAAAATCGTTAATTATCCTTCCTTTCTTTTCTTAGACCAAAACGGCGAATTGGTGCAGTACGAATATGGATATTACAACGCTGCACAATTTTTAAATATCGGACAGTCGGTTACAGAGAAAAGAAATTCAGACAAAAAAACGCCGACAATCAGCGAAGTGAAGGGCAAAATGGTGGGTGAAATGATTCCCAACTTTACAGCAAAAGATCAGTTTGCAAGAACATTTTCTCTGTCTCAGGAAAAAAAGAAAACGGTGTTGGTTTTCATTCGTGGACAATGGTGTCCGTATTGTAACAAATACATCGAAAGTCTTCAAAACCTAGCGCCTGAATTAGAATCCAAAAACACAAGGTTGGTCATCATTTCTCCCGAAAAACCTGAATTTATAGAAAAAACCATCAGCAAAACAAAAACCGCGTATTCCGTTTTGTATGATGAAAACTACAGAATCGCCGAACTTTTTGATGTGCTTTACACGCCAGAAAAGAAAACGACCGATTTCTACGAAAAACATCTTGGAGACGATTTCAAGAAAAGCCGTTCCGATGAATCAGGAAGATTACCAGTTTCTGCCACCTACATTTTAGATGAAAATCAAAAAATTATCTGGAGACATTTCAATACTGATTATAAAGAAAGAGCTTCATTGGAAGATATTTTAAAACAACTTTAA
- a CDS encoding DoxX family protein encodes MKNYINWALRLIPTLILLQTLFFKFTAHPDSVAIFSQLHAEPFGRIFSGILELITAVLILNPKTTFWGAVLGLVTMIGAIVSHIFILGINTNNDGGKLFYLALTVFVFCVILLFKFKRSKV; translated from the coding sequence ATGAAAAACTATATCAATTGGGCATTACGATTAATTCCCACCCTAATTTTACTGCAGACTTTATTCTTCAAATTTACGGCTCATCCGGATTCTGTCGCCATTTTTTCCCAACTTCACGCAGAACCTTTCGGAAGGATTTTTTCCGGTATTCTGGAACTCATCACGGCAGTTTTAATTCTGAACCCTAAAACCACTTTTTGGGGAGCCGTTCTGGGACTTGTAACGATGATTGGAGCAATTGTCTCACACATTTTCATTCTGGGAATCAATACCAATAACGATGGCGGAAAATTGTTTTACCTTGCACTTACCGTTTTTGTTTTCTGTGTGATTCTTTTGTTTAAATTTAAAAGAAGTAAAGTATGA
- a CDS encoding DinB family protein, which produces MNKDQSVYAILHEILTEQQNLLRKVSAKMYTQSIPSLDGSTIGGHTRHIIEFLEILRNSYHTNQINYDERQRNLELENNPEKAIEIISEILFSINLPNKNLMMHQTVGTISLEIPTNFFRELLYNIAHCIHHQALIKVAFNEIKMSHLLNKNFGIAPSTIQYRETQNLN; this is translated from the coding sequence ATGAATAAAGACCAATCGGTTTATGCGATCTTACACGAGATCCTTACCGAACAACAGAATTTACTGAGAAAAGTTTCGGCAAAAATGTACACTCAGAGTATTCCTTCTCTGGACGGCTCTACGATTGGTGGACACACGAGACACATTATTGAGTTTCTGGAAATTTTACGGAATTCTTACCATACGAATCAGATTAATTATGATGAAAGACAACGAAATCTGGAATTAGAAAACAATCCTGAAAAGGCGATAGAGATTATTTCCGAAATACTTTTCAGCATTAATTTGCCCAACAAAAATTTGATGATGCATCAAACTGTGGGAACTATTTCTTTGGAAATTCCGACCAATTTCTTTCGGGAACTTTTGTACAATATCGCACATTGCATCCATCATCAGGCGTTGATAAAAGTAGCTTTTAACGAAATTAAAATGAGTCATTTGCTCAACAAAAATTTCGGAATTGCCCCTTCAACGATTCAATACAGAGAAACCCAAAATTTAAACTAA
- a CDS encoding deoxyuridine 5'-triphosphate nucleotidohydrolase produces MEYSKEFKAALSNFSAIEKDRLIFRLLKKDKLLSKKLYFELIDTETTDQKRSQMEELIEERVLLASKYIGNPKYFLVLIRKISAEITEHVKITTDKFGDIYLQLFLVNQILENNDKLNHQRFDNIYKLYIYLINKLLKAIISIKKLDEDYWMELNEVLESIESKIHENRYFEKLCINNGFDFNWLTIEKIPDHLDLMVKDIKSQGFLK; encoded by the coding sequence ATGGAATATTCTAAAGAATTTAAAGCGGCACTAAGCAATTTTTCAGCAATAGAAAAAGACCGACTTATTTTCCGTTTGCTGAAAAAAGATAAATTACTCTCTAAGAAACTTTATTTTGAACTGATAGATACGGAAACGACCGATCAGAAAAGAAGTCAGATGGAAGAGCTAATCGAGGAAAGAGTTCTTCTGGCATCAAAATACATCGGAAATCCTAAATATTTTTTGGTTCTCATCAGAAAAATAAGTGCAGAAATTACGGAGCATGTGAAAATCACGACTGACAAATTCGGAGATATTTACCTTCAGCTATTCCTCGTTAATCAAATTCTGGAAAACAACGACAAACTCAATCATCAAAGGTTTGATAATATCTATAAGCTTTATATTTATCTCATTAATAAACTTTTGAAAGCCATCATTTCGATTAAAAAATTGGATGAAGATTATTGGATGGAACTGAATGAAGTTTTAGAAAGTATAGAATCAAAAATTCATGAAAACAGATATTTTGAAAAACTCTGCATCAATAATGGCTTTGATTTTAATTGGCTGACGATTGAAAAAATTCCCGATCATTTAGATTTAATGGTAAAAGACATAAAAAGCCAAGGATTTTTAAAGTGA
- a CDS encoding YHS domain-containing (seleno)protein — protein MKNIITLTLIFLLPFLAFSQKNEHRNLENKLAIQGYDPVSYIEQKKAVKGKKEFAVNVNGAIYYTSSEKNKELLKKDPAKYEPVYGGWCAFAMGDDGEKVEINPTTFKIIDGKTHLFYNKFFNNTLTSWNKNEAKLKKSADQNWKKLTN, from the coding sequence ATGAAAAATATAATCACACTCACTCTCATTTTTCTGCTTCCTTTTTTGGCATTTTCTCAAAAAAATGAACACAGAAATTTAGAAAACAAACTGGCAATTCAAGGCTATGATCCCGTTTCTTACATCGAACAGAAAAAAGCGGTAAAAGGGAAAAAAGAATTTGCAGTTAATGTAAACGGAGCCATTTATTATACTTCTTCGGAAAAAAATAAAGAACTCCTGAAAAAAGATCCCGCAAAATACGAACCTGTTTACGGCGGTTGGTGTGCTTTTGCAATGGGAGATGATGGTGAGAAAGTAGAAATCAATCCCACCACTTTTAAAATCATTGACGGAAAAACCCACCTGTTCTACAATAAATTTTTCAACAATACCCTGACTTCCTGGAACAAGAACGAGGCAAAACTGAAAAAAAGTGCAGACCAAAACTGGAAAAAACTGACCAATTAA
- a CDS encoding O-methyltransferase, with amino-acid sequence MSFFEEENAEMDRYLENHASSEPEILRKLRRETFQKTTQPHMISGYQQGRLLTIISKILQPKNILEIGTFTGYAALCMAEGLSKDGKLTTLDVNEDLAYLPKKYFSESQFSSQIHFKLQDAKEFLKETDEVFDLVFIDADKENYAEYFRLIKPKTKSGSVVMFDNVLWYGKVLEENPKQKSTQVIKELNDLAAKDEDFENLILPLRDGVNLLRRK; translated from the coding sequence ATGAGCTTTTTTGAAGAAGAAAATGCTGAGATGGACAGGTATTTGGAGAATCACGCTTCCAGCGAACCCGAAATCCTGAGAAAACTGAGAAGAGAAACTTTTCAAAAGACTACTCAGCCTCACATGATCTCAGGTTATCAACAGGGAAGATTATTGACCATTATTTCAAAAATTTTACAGCCGAAAAATATATTAGAAATAGGAACTTTTACTGGTTATGCTGCATTGTGTATGGCTGAAGGATTGTCAAAAGATGGAAAGCTGACAACTTTGGATGTGAATGAGGACTTAGCGTATCTGCCTAAAAAATATTTTTCGGAAAGTCAGTTTTCTAGTCAGATTCATTTTAAACTTCAGGATGCAAAAGAATTTTTAAAGGAAACCGATGAGGTTTTTGACTTGGTTTTCATTGATGCTGATAAAGAAAATTACGCTGAATATTTCAGATTAATTAAACCAAAAACAAAATCAGGCTCCGTTGTGATGTTTGACAATGTGCTTTGGTACGGGAAAGTTTTAGAAGAAAACCCGAAACAGAAATCTACACAAGTCATCAAAGAACTTAATGATTTGGCGGCGAAAGATGAAGATTTTGAAAATCTTATTTTACCTTTGCGTGACGGAGTAAATCTGCTTCGAAGAAAATAA
- a CDS encoding OmpA family protein, whose translation MKIIKILVVSAMALGATSCVSKKQYDALSGNYKQCIENIGERQREIQDLKGQNSTLTAENNLLKSQHDALKSSLDACLSNTGKSSANIDKLVGEINSSNMYIKQLISSNAKNDSLNLALSNKLKRSLDNVTDDDVQVKVLKGVVMISLSDKMLYKVGDYNVLPAAQEVLGKVAKVINDYDKYSVLIEGNTDNSPLSSANLPRDNWDLSALRGTSIAKVLQSQFGVDPARITAGGRSEYNPKATNMSVSGRAENRRTEIIIMPKLDEFMKLMDITPKK comes from the coding sequence ATGAAGATTATTAAAATTTTAGTAGTTTCTGCAATGGCGTTGGGTGCAACATCTTGTGTAAGTAAAAAGCAATATGACGCATTGAGCGGCAACTACAAACAGTGTATCGAAAATATCGGCGAAAGACAAAGAGAAATTCAGGATCTAAAAGGCCAGAATTCAACGCTGACCGCTGAAAATAACCTATTAAAAAGTCAGCATGATGCTCTGAAATCATCTTTGGATGCATGTCTTTCAAATACAGGAAAAAGCTCTGCAAACATTGATAAATTGGTGGGAGAGATTAATTCTTCAAACATGTATATCAAGCAGCTTATTTCTTCTAATGCGAAAAATGATAGCTTAAATTTAGCTTTGTCAAACAAGTTGAAGAGATCTTTGGATAACGTAACTGACGATGATGTTCAGGTAAAAGTGTTGAAAGGAGTTGTAATGATCTCACTTTCTGATAAAATGTTATACAAAGTTGGAGATTACAACGTGCTTCCGGCAGCTCAGGAAGTTTTGGGAAAAGTAGCTAAGGTTATTAACGATTACGACAAATATTCTGTATTGATCGAGGGTAATACGGATAATTCTCCTTTAAGCTCTGCAAATCTACCTAGAGATAACTGGGATCTTTCTGCTTTGAGAGGAACTTCAATTGCAAAAGTATTGCAAAGCCAGTTTGGTGTTGATCCAGCGAGAATTACAGCAGGTGGACGTTCAGAATACAATCCGAAAGCAACAAATATGAGTGTTTCCGGAAGAGCTGAAAATAGAAGAACAGAGATCATCATTATGCCTAAGCTTGATGAGTTTATGAAACTGATGGATATTACTCCTAAGAAATAA
- a CDS encoding DM13 domain-containing protein — protein MKTIIITLITAVLLVSCVRESTATEDLMEMAPENAILKYSGNFMQGPYGNNVNGKAEIYEKDGTFTLVFNDAFTVSNGPDLYVYVSKEQEPAQFISLGKLKSVNGGQTYTFTSPVNFDEYKYAVVHCQQYNHLFSHALLEKK, from the coding sequence ATGAAAACAATTATCATTACCTTGATTACAGCTGTTCTTTTGGTGTCGTGCGTTAGAGAAAGCACCGCAACTGAAGATTTAATGGAAATGGCTCCCGAAAATGCAATTTTAAAATATTCCGGAAATTTTATGCAGGGACCTTACGGAAATAACGTCAACGGAAAAGCCGAAATTTATGAGAAAGACGGAACTTTTACCTTGGTTTTCAATGATGCTTTCACGGTGAGCAACGGTCCGGATTTGTACGTTTATGTAAGCAAAGAACAGGAGCCAGCACAATTTATTTCGCTTGGAAAACTGAAATCTGTGAATGGCGGACAAACCTATACTTTTACAAGCCCCGTAAACTTTGATGAATACAAATATGCCGTTGTTCATTGCCAACAGTACAATCATTTATTTTCTCACGCTTTATTGGAGAAAAAATAA
- a CDS encoding DUF1648 domain-containing protein: MEDALFIVFDLLNLGLVIFLWWFTLKNYKSLPQVIPTHFDVEGKADNFGNKKWFFFTPILSVIFYIGIFFLIRSPESANFPVEITDENRDVQFFIMNFFIRWLFLLIGLIFLNNQDFTFRYAFDEDTKAKVPFSTMLLSVIGSLIAVFIITAQFK, from the coding sequence ATGGAAGATGCATTATTTATAGTATTTGATTTGCTCAATCTCGGATTGGTTATCTTTCTTTGGTGGTTTACCTTGAAAAACTATAAATCTTTACCGCAAGTTATTCCTACGCATTTTGATGTTGAAGGCAAAGCTGATAATTTTGGAAACAAAAAATGGTTTTTCTTTACACCAATTCTTAGCGTTATTTTTTACATAGGCATTTTCTTTTTGATACGTTCCCCGGAATCTGCCAATTTTCCTGTTGAGATTACTGACGAAAACAGAGATGTGCAGTTCTTTATCATGAATTTTTTTATAAGATGGCTGTTTCTTTTAATTGGTTTGATTTTTTTAAACAATCAGGATTTTACATTCAGATATGCGTTTGATGAAGATACAAAAGCAAAAGTTCCTTTTTCAACGATGTTGCTTTCTGTTATTGGTAGTCTAATTGCCGTTTTTATCATTACGGCTCAGTTTAAATAA
- a CDS encoding RNA polymerase sigma factor, which produces MNKRTTNTLAIADFQKDNNVAFGVLYQKYFGYTRKFVLSNKGNSEDAEDVFQDALIILYEKLYDDDFKAYTCLANYVTGISKNLWLKKLRNRNFFVEMHESYYFENKEEINQAIENERDYYDKLNDYINKISSHCQTLIHDIFMKNKNMEEIQEKYNYSTKHNAQNQKHKCVEQIRKIKKEDKF; this is translated from the coding sequence ATGAATAAAAGAACGACAAACACTTTAGCTATCGCAGATTTCCAAAAAGACAACAATGTTGCCTTTGGTGTTCTGTATCAAAAATATTTTGGCTACACCCGTAAGTTTGTTCTTTCCAACAAAGGAAATTCTGAAGATGCGGAAGATGTTTTTCAGGATGCTTTGATTATTTTGTACGAAAAATTGTACGATGACGATTTTAAAGCCTATACTTGTCTTGCCAATTATGTAACCGGAATTTCCAAAAACCTTTGGCTGAAAAAATTGCGTAACCGAAACTTTTTTGTGGAAATGCACGAAAGTTATTATTTTGAAAACAAAGAAGAAATCAACCAAGCCATAGAAAACGAGAGAGATTATTACGATAAACTCAATGACTATATCAATAAAATTTCTTCACATTGCCAAACTCTGATTCACGATATTTTTATGAAGAATAAAAATATGGAAGAAATACAGGAAAAATACAATTATTCCACCAAGCACAATGCACAAAACCAAAAGCATAAATGTGTAGAGCAAATCCGGAAAATAAAAAAAGAAGATAAATTTTAA
- a CDS encoding 3-deoxy-D-manno-octulosonic acid transferase yields MAFLYNLFIQLLIFGMKVFSLFNDKTKKGVEGRKQSLNIIKSAFSAHDKVIWMHAASLGEYEQGLPVLEKLKNEFPNHKILITFFSPSGLENVVKKKNIADAICYLPFDTERNVKEFLAQMNVELFFTVKYDYWYNLLHELKNKKVKTFVISALFYESQSFFTSYGKWFVKQLKKNVDWFFHQTKQSCLLAKSIGLQNASVTGDTRFDRVKHLKNRDNHVDFIKEFVDDKQTIIFGSSWQAEEKLARMISEKNQNVKLIIAPHDLKRVEHLKGIFPNAILYSNLKNAQTFQHSDSQTLIIDSIGLLSKLYSYADVAVVGGGFHNSGLHNILEAATFGIPLVFGNHYKKNPEADDLIKAEGGKSFEHENEAAEFVLYLLNNEEELKSMSENAGKFVAEQPNSSELILKKILSL; encoded by the coding sequence ATGGCTTTCCTTTACAATCTTTTTATCCAACTTCTCATTTTCGGGATGAAAGTTTTCTCATTGTTTAATGATAAAACTAAAAAAGGCGTTGAAGGAAGGAAACAATCTTTGAATATCATTAAATCAGCATTCTCAGCCCATGACAAAGTGATCTGGATGCATGCTGCTAGCTTAGGTGAATACGAGCAAGGTCTACCTGTTTTAGAAAAGCTTAAGAACGAATTTCCTAATCATAAAATTTTGATAACTTTCTTTTCTCCATCGGGATTAGAGAATGTTGTTAAAAAGAAAAATATAGCTGATGCAATCTGTTATTTACCTTTTGATACAGAGCGAAATGTAAAAGAATTTCTTGCTCAGATGAATGTTGAACTATTTTTTACGGTGAAATATGACTACTGGTATAATCTTCTTCATGAACTGAAAAATAAGAAAGTGAAAACGTTTGTGATTTCTGCTTTATTTTATGAAAGTCAATCATTCTTCACGTCGTATGGGAAATGGTTTGTAAAGCAATTGAAAAAGAATGTTGATTGGTTTTTTCATCAGACAAAACAATCTTGTCTTTTGGCTAAAAGCATCGGTTTGCAGAACGCTTCAGTGACTGGCGATACAAGATTTGACCGAGTAAAGCATTTAAAAAATCGTGATAATCATGTTGATTTTATCAAAGAATTTGTTGATGATAAACAAACAATTATCTTCGGAAGTTCTTGGCAGGCTGAAGAGAAATTAGCGAGAATGATTTCAGAAAAAAATCAAAATGTAAAATTAATCATTGCTCCTCACGATTTAAAAAGAGTGGAACATTTAAAAGGAATATTTCCAAACGCAATTCTTTATAGTAACTTAAAAAACGCTCAAACTTTCCAACATTCAGACTCTCAAACTTTAATCATCGACAGTATCGGTTTGCTTTCAAAACTGTATTCGTATGCAGATGTCGCAGTCGTTGGTGGTGGTTTTCATAATTCGGGATTACATAATATTCTTGAAGCCGCAACTTTCGGTATTCCTTTAGTTTTTGGAAATCATTACAAGAAAAATCCTGAAGCGGATGATTTAATTAAAGCTGAAGGCGGAAAATCTTTCGAGCATGAAAATGAAGCTGCAGAATTTGTTCTTTATCTTTTAAATAATGAAGAAGAGTTGAAAAGTATGTCAGAAAACGCCGGAAAATTTGTTGCTGAACAACCTAATTCTTCAGAATTAATCCTAAAGAAAATTCTCTCACTTTAA